From one Alicyclobacillus acidocaldarius subsp. acidocaldarius Tc-4-1 genomic stretch:
- the pyrB gene encoding aspartate carbamoyltransferase — protein sequence MRGAVFHALTVNQFDVPLVWELMERAEWLRGLDREEARTRLQGKIVATLFYEPSTRTRLSFESAVLRLGGSVVGAENARESSSSKKGETLEDVFRVVGCYADAIVIRHHDPHELDRAARFSPVPIVNAGAGSGEHPTQALLDVYTIWRELGRIEHLTIAVMGDLKYGRTVHSLLRLLAKFPGVRVRLFHPAPLGLPDDLASELAASGLSLERAPDLASAIRGADVVYQTRIQFERLTGEVDPNAASLYALTKAHLALLPDHARILHPLPRVGEIAPEVDEDVRAAYFRQVENGLYMRMALLDAMLGGERR from the coding sequence ATGCGAGGCGCGGTGTTTCACGCGTTGACCGTGAACCAGTTCGATGTGCCGCTGGTATGGGAGTTGATGGAACGCGCCGAGTGGCTCCGCGGCTTGGACCGTGAAGAGGCTCGGACGCGACTTCAGGGCAAGATTGTTGCGACGCTGTTCTACGAGCCGTCCACGCGCACGCGGCTCTCGTTTGAATCCGCGGTCCTCCGTCTCGGCGGCAGCGTCGTGGGGGCCGAGAACGCGCGCGAGTCGTCGTCGTCGAAGAAGGGCGAGACACTTGAGGACGTGTTTCGCGTCGTAGGCTGTTACGCCGACGCCATCGTCATTCGCCACCACGATCCGCACGAACTCGATCGAGCCGCGCGCTTCTCGCCCGTGCCCATCGTGAATGCCGGCGCCGGAAGCGGGGAGCACCCGACGCAGGCGCTGCTCGACGTGTACACCATCTGGCGCGAGCTCGGCCGGATCGAACATCTCACCATCGCGGTGATGGGCGATCTCAAGTACGGCCGCACGGTCCACTCGCTGCTTCGGCTTTTGGCCAAGTTCCCCGGCGTCCGGGTTCGCCTCTTTCACCCGGCGCCGCTCGGCTTGCCGGACGATCTCGCCAGCGAACTTGCCGCCTCGGGCCTCTCGCTCGAGCGGGCGCCGGATCTCGCGTCGGCCATCCGCGGCGCGGACGTGGTCTACCAGACGCGCATTCAGTTCGAGCGGCTGACCGGCGAGGTGGATCCCAACGCAGCCAGCCTGTACGCCCTCACCAAGGCCCACCTGGCGCTCTTACCCGATCACGCGCGGATCCTGCATCCGCTTCCTCGCGTCGGGGAAATCGCGCCCGAGGTGGACGAGGATGTCCGGGCGGCGTACTTCCGGCAGGTGGAAAATGGACTCTACATGCGCATGGCGCTTCTCGACGCCATGCTGGGAGGCGAGCGGCGATGA
- a CDS encoding dihydroorotase yields MRIRWDGGRVWDSGLGDFMEASVAFDTETGEIVAVGHPSAIRADEVRSIRGLCVLPGFVDVHVHLRDPGLTHKETLASGLQAAAAGGFTQVACMPNTKPPIARAEIVEDIIRRGEAIGKAEVHPIACLTLDQEGEALADYEALAEAGAMGFSDDGRGVQDGGLMREALAKLAALGKPAMIHAEDESISRGGALHERAAARLGTTAQPGSAEAAMIARDILLAEETGAHLHVCHVSREASAALVQFGKRRGIRVTAEVTPHHLLLSERDIQSADANWKVNPPLASEEDRRACLVAFADGTLDIIATDHAPHHPDEKAKGMDEAPFGMVGLEMAFALLYTGLVCEGLVPMRRLVEAMSERPCRLFGLEGGQIRPGARADLVLVDLGRRWTIDPSTLYTKGRNTPFAGQSVVGKVIETIRAGRVIFREGEERLS; encoded by the coding sequence ATGAGGATTCGATGGGATGGCGGGCGCGTGTGGGACTCGGGCCTCGGCGATTTCATGGAAGCGAGCGTGGCGTTCGACACCGAGACGGGCGAGATTGTGGCCGTTGGGCACCCGTCCGCCATCCGCGCGGACGAGGTGCGTTCCATCCGCGGTTTGTGCGTGTTGCCCGGCTTTGTCGACGTGCACGTCCACTTGCGCGATCCCGGCCTCACGCACAAGGAGACCCTCGCGAGCGGCCTCCAGGCCGCCGCGGCCGGCGGGTTCACGCAGGTGGCGTGCATGCCGAACACCAAGCCTCCCATCGCGCGGGCCGAGATCGTGGAGGATATCATCCGCCGAGGAGAGGCCATCGGCAAGGCTGAGGTGCATCCCATCGCCTGCCTGACATTGGATCAGGAAGGCGAGGCGCTCGCGGATTACGAGGCGCTCGCAGAAGCGGGCGCGATGGGGTTTTCCGACGACGGCCGCGGCGTACAGGACGGCGGGCTGATGCGGGAGGCATTGGCCAAGCTCGCCGCCCTCGGCAAACCCGCGATGATCCATGCGGAGGACGAATCCATCTCGCGCGGCGGGGCGCTTCATGAGCGGGCGGCCGCGCGGCTCGGCACGACGGCGCAGCCAGGGAGCGCGGAGGCCGCGATGATTGCGCGAGACATTCTCCTCGCGGAAGAGACAGGCGCGCACCTGCACGTCTGCCACGTGAGCCGCGAGGCGTCGGCTGCCCTCGTGCAATTTGGAAAGCGTCGTGGCATCCGCGTGACAGCGGAAGTGACGCCGCATCACCTGCTCTTGTCGGAGCGGGACATCCAGAGCGCGGACGCCAACTGGAAGGTAAATCCTCCCCTTGCGTCCGAGGAGGACCGGCGGGCGTGTCTTGTCGCGTTCGCGGATGGAACGTTGGACATCATCGCCACCGATCACGCGCCGCATCACCCGGACGAAAAAGCGAAGGGCATGGACGAGGCCCCGTTCGGCATGGTGGGGCTCGAGATGGCGTTTGCCCTCTTGTACACGGGGCTCGTGTGCGAGGGGCTTGTGCCGATGCGCCGGCTGGTAGAGGCTATGAGCGAGCGGCCTTGCAGGTTATTTGGGCTTGAAGGCGGCCAGATTCGCCCAGGCGCGCGGGCGGACCTGGTGCTGGTGGATCTCGGCAGGCGATGGACCATCGACCCGAGCACATTGTACACGAAAGGCAGGAATACGCCGTTTGCTGGGCAGTCGGTGGTCGGCAAGGTGATCGAGACGATTCGTGCGGGGCGCGTGATTTTTCGCGAGGGAGAGGAGCGGTTGTCATGA
- the carA gene encoding glutamine-hydrolyzing carbamoyl-phosphate synthase small subunit, translating to MMLNGRRRARLVLKNGLVFEGVHFGATGTRFGEVVFNTGMTGYQEILTDPSYYGQIVTMTYPLIGNYGVNVDDVESRHPHVRGFAVRTFCEWPSHHKLVDKLESYLVQHDIVGIAGIDTRELTKAIRTVGAMPGVVTTEDVPVESLLARMDEALVPDAVKRVTTQTVYRAPGPGHRVVLIDYGMKAGILRSLLERGCDVIVVPATSTAEDVLRWKPHGVMLSNGPGNPEDAPYAVEALRGLIGKVPIFGICLGHQLIALACGAKTRKLKFGHRGANHPVKDLRTGRVDITSQNHGYVVDADSLRGTPLELTHVNLNDGTVEGLVHRHEPVFCVQYHPESRPGPSDARYLFDEFIDLMTRVREGRFAHA from the coding sequence ATGATGCTGAACGGTCGGAGAAGGGCCCGGCTGGTGCTGAAGAACGGCCTCGTGTTTGAAGGCGTGCACTTCGGCGCAACGGGCACCCGGTTCGGCGAGGTCGTGTTCAACACGGGCATGACGGGATATCAGGAAATTTTGACGGATCCGTCGTATTACGGGCAGATCGTCACCATGACGTACCCGCTCATTGGCAATTACGGCGTGAACGTAGACGACGTCGAGAGCCGCCATCCGCACGTGCGCGGATTTGCGGTGAGGACGTTCTGCGAGTGGCCGTCTCATCACAAGTTGGTAGACAAGCTGGAGTCGTACCTGGTGCAGCACGACATCGTCGGGATCGCCGGGATTGACACGCGCGAGCTGACGAAGGCCATCCGGACGGTGGGGGCGATGCCGGGAGTCGTCACCACGGAGGATGTGCCGGTGGAATCGCTTCTTGCGCGCATGGACGAGGCGCTGGTGCCGGATGCGGTCAAGCGGGTGACCACGCAAACCGTGTACCGCGCGCCGGGGCCTGGGCACCGCGTCGTGCTCATCGATTACGGGATGAAGGCGGGGATCCTCCGCTCCTTGCTGGAGCGCGGATGCGACGTGATTGTCGTGCCGGCCACGTCGACGGCGGAGGACGTGCTTCGCTGGAAACCGCACGGCGTGATGCTGTCGAACGGCCCGGGCAACCCGGAGGACGCGCCTTACGCGGTGGAGGCGCTTCGCGGCCTCATCGGCAAGGTGCCCATCTTCGGCATCTGCCTAGGGCATCAGCTCATTGCCCTCGCGTGCGGCGCAAAGACGCGCAAGCTGAAGTTCGGCCACCGCGGCGCGAACCATCCGGTGAAAGACCTTCGCACGGGCCGGGTGGACATCACGTCCCAGAACCACGGGTATGTCGTCGATGCGGACTCGCTCCGCGGGACGCCGCTCGAGCTCACGCACGTCAATCTGAACGACGGCACGGTAGAGGGGCTGGTGCACCGACACGAACCCGTCTTCTGCGTGCAGTATCATCCGGAGTCGAGGCCGGGGCCGAGCGATGCCCGCTACTTGTTTGACGAGTTCATCGACCTCATGACGCGCGTGAGAGAGGGGCGGTTTGCACATGCCTAA